Part of the Pseudodesulfovibrio hydrargyri genome is shown below.
TGCGGAGCAGGTGGACCAGGGGTTCGTTCAGGGATTCCACGATGGTCTTGTCCAGGGCCAGGTCGTCGCCCTTGACCTCGAAGTCGAGCTTCTTGCCGATCTTCTGGGACAGGCTCTTGACCAGCCGGTGCATGGGCATGAAAATCTGCTTGAGCGGCACCAGGCGGATGGCGTTGACCTCCTGCTGGAGCCGGGTGATGACGTTGTCCAGCTCGCGCAGGCTGGAGGCCATCTGGGTCATGCTGGTGGCCCCGCCCTGGGCGATGACCGCGTAGGTGACCATGAGCTTGCCGACCAGTTCGATGACCCGGTCGAGCCGGTCGGTGGCCACGCGGATGGAGGAGATGGCCGAGGTTGCGGACTTGGCGTCCGCCTTGGAGTCGGACTTGGACTCGGCCTTGGCGTCCGCCTTGGAGTCGGGTTTGGATTCGGTGCCCGCTTCCTCTTCCTCGGGCACGTCGGCCTCGGCCGTGGGCGGTTCCTCGAAGGCCTTGGCCGCGTCCTCCTCGGACTCCTCGATCACCGGGGCGGACGGCGAGGTCTTGATCTTGGCCAGGGCGTCGGCGCTGCCCTCGAGCAGGCCGCCCAGGGCGAAAAAGAACTTCTTCTGGGCCTCGCAGATGCCGAGCAGGGAGGTGATGATCTCGCTGTTGACCGGCGTGATGCCGTCCTTGAGCATGTCCAGCAGGGCGATGACCCCGGCGGAGGAGAGCTGCATGCAAGACAGGCCGAGTGCGTCCACCACCGCCTCGACCCCCTGGCCGGTGGCGTCAACTTCGAGGATCTGCTGTTCGATGTCCTCGATGCACTGGATGATGCTGTCCTGCATGGCTTCCCCTTATTGCGCGGTGAAGTAGGTTTCCCTGTCGGGATATATGGAAATGGTTTTGTCGAGGCCCCACCCGATAAGCGTCTGCTTGGCGTCCGGGGAGAGGTTGCAGGCCGCGATCTTGAAGGTCGTGCCCATGCTGGCCACGGCGGCCCAAGCCCCGGAGCCGAAGGTCAGCACCCCGCCGAGGTCCAGGAGCACCGGGTCGCCGGGCTCGATGGACAGGATGGCGGAGATGATCGGTTTGAAGTGGCCCTCCAGGTGGACGCGCGGGTCCTTGACCGTGATCACGGTCACCCCGTCCCGGGTCTCCACGTCCACACCCGCGCCGAGCGACTCGCCCTCGGCCTGTTCGCTGGAGGACGCCTCCTTGATCAGGGACAGGACCTCCTCGCGCTCACCGGTGTCCGTGTCGCCCTCCCTGAGTTGTTCCAGAACCTGGAAGATCATGTTCACCCCGCGCGAGAGCAGGGTCACGTTGCCCGGCGTCGACTCGACCTCGCCGGACTGCACCTTCTTCAGGAAATCCTCTATCTTGTGAGTGAAGTGGGAAGCCTCTTCAAAGCCCGCCATGAACCCGGTTACGCCCTTGATGGTGTGCAGGGGGCGGGCCAGGATCTCGATGCCCTGGCTCAGATCGTCGCCCTCGAGCAGTTCGAGTCCCTCCATTACCTGGGGGTAATACTTGTCGTTGACTTCGGAGAAGAACTCCTCGACCATCGGGTCTTCGCTCATGACGGGTCCTCGGCTTTACTTGTGCAGGAGCCCGAGCTTTTCCAGCTCGGCGTACAACTTGTCTTTGGCGACCGGCTTGACGATGTAGGCCGAAGCCTCGCCGTCGTGGAAGGTTCGGATGACCGTCCGGGGGTCGTCCAGGGCCGTGGTCATGATCACCTTGACCCTCGGCCGGTAGTTGTGCTTTGTCTCGAGGGCCCGAATCTTCTGCAACGCCTCTATCCCGTCCACCTCGGGCATCATGATGTCCATGAGGATCAGGTCGTACGGCCTGTTTTCGTCATGGCCCAGCTTGAACGCCTCGACCGCCTCCCGGCCGTTGACCACGATGTCCACCTCGAAGAGGGTCATCAGGAACGACCGCAGGACCTTGCGGCTTAGGAATTCGTCTTCGACAATAAGTGCACGCATTTCGTTCTCCGCTTTCTTGTCTTGGAAAGAGAATTCACATCTTCTTTTCCTACGTAAAATGAAAAAATGTCAATATGATGATAGGAATTTATAACTCGCATCACATTATAATCTGGCCGGTTGCGACACCCAGGGAGGGGGTCCGGGGTTGCCAAACCATTGCAGAATGGATACCAACGCCGCATGCCCAGACAGATAACGGAAGAAAGGAAAAAACGCATCGACGCGGTGCTGTCCAGGCGGCAGCGGGACCTGACCCTGATCATGGACAACATCTGGGACCCCCACAATGTTTCGGCGGTCCTCAGGAGTTGCGACGCCTTCGGCGTGGCCGGGGTGCACTTGTACTACACTGACTCGCAGTGGCCCGACCTGGCCCAGAAGAGTTCGGCCTCGGCCAAGAAATGGATCGAGCGCACCGAGCACGTGGACGCGGCCGAGATGGTCGCCGAACTGAAGGGGCAGGGCATGCGCATCCTGCGCACCGGGTTTTCGGACACGGCCCGGCCGGTCATGGACATCGACTTCACCCGGCCCACGGCGGTCATCCTGAGCAACGAGCACCGGGGCACTTCGCCGGATCTGGCCAGGCTGGTCCCGGACGAGGTCTACATCCCCATGCAGGGCATGGTCCAGAGCTTCAACGTCTCGGTGGCCGCGGCCATCATATTGTATCAGGCGTTCACCCAGCGGAACGCCGCCGGCATGTACGACCAACCCTCCTTCTCCCGGGAGGAACTGGAATCGCTCAAAACCCAATGGTATTCGAGGTAAGGAGAGAGTCATGCAAGAGTTGCTCAAGGCCCTGCGTTCCAACGGCATCGTCATATACCCCACCGAAACCCTCTACGCGCTGGGCTGCGACGCCACCAGCGAGAAGGCCTGCGACCGCGTGGCCCACGTCAAGGGACGCTCCGAGGAACGGCCCCTGCCGCTGATCATCGGCGGGCTGGACATGCTCGACCTGGTCACCGCCGAAAAGTCCCGCTCCCTGCTGGACCTGGCCGGTGCGTTCTGGCCCGGCCCGCTGTCCATCCTGGTCAAGGCTCTGCCCGGACTGCCCGCCTGGCTGTCCGACGAGGAGGGCTACACCTCGGTGCGCTGGTCCGGCCATCCCTTTGCCTCGGAGCTGTCGCGCCGGTTCCGCAAGCCCATCGTGGCCACCAGCGCCAATCTGTCGGGCAAGCCTCCGGCGGCCATGCCCGAGGACATCGATCCCGCGCT
Proteins encoded:
- a CDS encoding Hpt domain-containing protein codes for the protein MSEDPMVEEFFSEVNDKYYPQVMEGLELLEGDDLSQGIEILARPLHTIKGVTGFMAGFEEASHFTHKIEDFLKKVQSGEVESTPGNVTLLSRGVNMIFQVLEQLREGDTDTGEREEVLSLIKEASSSEQAEGESLGAGVDVETRDGVTVITVKDPRVHLEGHFKPIISAILSIEPGDPVLLDLGGVLTFGSGAWAAVASMGTTFKIAACNLSPDAKQTLIGWGLDKTISIYPDRETYFTAQ
- a CDS encoding response regulator codes for the protein MRALIVEDEFLSRKVLRSFLMTLFEVDIVVNGREAVEAFKLGHDENRPYDLILMDIMMPEVDGIEALQKIRALETKHNYRPRVKVIMTTALDDPRTVIRTFHDGEASAYIVKPVAKDKLYAELEKLGLLHK
- a CDS encoding TrmH family RNA methyltransferase yields the protein MPRQITEERKKRIDAVLSRRQRDLTLIMDNIWDPHNVSAVLRSCDAFGVAGVHLYYTDSQWPDLAQKSSASAKKWIERTEHVDAAEMVAELKGQGMRILRTGFSDTARPVMDIDFTRPTAVILSNEHRGTSPDLARLVPDEVYIPMQGMVQSFNVSVAAAIILYQAFTQRNAAGMYDQPSFSREELESLKTQWYSR
- a CDS encoding L-threonylcarbamoyladenylate synthase translates to MQELLKALRSNGIVIYPTETLYALGCDATSEKACDRVAHVKGRSEERPLPLIIGGLDMLDLVTAEKSRSLLDLAGAFWPGPLSILVKALPGLPAWLSDEEGYTSVRWSGHPFASELSRRFRKPIVATSANLSGKPPAAMPEDIDPALLEMVDGAYFDPPWPRGHKPSTVVRMLGSSQLEIIREGEISIKKLCDKGFSVAVRNA